A single region of the Acidobacteriota bacterium genome encodes:
- a CDS encoding ATP-grasp domain-containing protein has translation MPQLERVLISNRGEIAIRIVQAASSLGMESVGVYPAADSLSLHTRLTTSAVEIGNGTPDDAVAAYLDAEALVTAARGSGCDCVHPGYGFLAESAAFAQRCAEAGLVFVGPPPAALSLFGDKVRSRQLAASLDIPVVPGSDGPTSSPADAADLAARLGYPVMLKAAAGGGGRGMRRVASAEALTEAFARCRSEAKVAFGTGALFVEKLIERPRHIEVQVLADHEGNVVHLHERDCSVQLRNQKVIETAPAPGLDGDLKDRILADAVKLVAAAGYSSAGTVEFLVVPETGEHFFIECNARIQVEHTVTEQVTGIDLVEAQFRIASGATLASLGLGDQNAVGAPRGSAVQARVVARGGGTLSAYKEPTGPGVRVDGCGYVGYAPPPQFDPLLAKVIAASSSSFGSGQSSYVAAIDRLLRALGEFHIGGLATNLGQLQAILAHAAVRAGDARTTLLAEHPDLLSPAADADGNGALTLLRQQATLIGVSPAGGAGTSTDARSTADDLEIRPGQQAVECPMAGSILEIRVAQGDRVAAGEPLLIVSAMKMESQVAAATSGTVAALQPLQAGDTVAAGQVVAVIAPDEGALSETQAERRDDSWAPQLEDVATMQALAHKRLAPSSDERGVVRQRSRGKLTCRERIDLLLDDGSFHEIGSIAGFASYDDEGAIVDFTPANHVGGWGRIDGRTAVVCADDFTSRGGHADGAIGEKSRHLDRLALEMRVPSLRLLDGSSGGGSVAAMVPQQKKEGESKAKESRGAIKAGRPRVAGAGGSFLPGHLGSTMYTEQLSTVPVVNLLLGSVVGIGAAKAVLGHFSVMVRDIAQLFVAGPPVVRPAMGYDITKEDLGGWHIHCRNGSVDNLAETEEEAMALTRRFLSYLPSSVFETPPVAAPDANDPVDRRDEELFSLIPRKRTATFDVRRAIRLMADRDSFFEIGPLWGTDQVTGFVRMNGHPMGVIASDSQHTNGGALTADGCRKLSRHLDLCDLFHLPVLNLVDNPGFAVGLEHEITGTIRWGGQWMVAFSQVTVPIFTVIMRRSFGVAGNNYATPRAEPSMRVAWPAADTGGIPPEGGIEAAYKRQLAEAEDPRALRDELMARIEGARGPVGPLSRFQIEEMIDPRDTRRMICEWLETAWKIVSQSGRLRPRPIQFRP, from the coding sequence ATGCCGCAACTCGAACGGGTCCTGATCAGCAACCGCGGCGAGATCGCCATTCGCATCGTCCAGGCCGCCTCGTCACTCGGCATGGAATCGGTGGGCGTCTATCCGGCCGCCGATTCGCTCTCGCTTCACACCCGTCTCACGACATCGGCCGTCGAGATCGGAAACGGCACTCCGGACGATGCCGTAGCCGCCTACCTCGACGCGGAGGCCCTCGTGACGGCGGCGCGTGGGAGCGGCTGCGACTGCGTCCACCCCGGCTACGGCTTCCTGGCGGAAAGCGCCGCTTTCGCGCAGCGGTGTGCAGAGGCCGGTCTCGTCTTCGTGGGACCGCCCCCGGCCGCGCTCTCGCTGTTCGGCGACAAGGTGCGCTCCCGCCAGCTTGCAGCCTCCCTCGACATTCCCGTGGTTCCGGGCAGCGACGGCCCGACCTCGTCCCCTGCCGACGCCGCCGACCTGGCGGCGCGTCTCGGCTACCCGGTGATGCTCAAGGCGGCCGCCGGTGGAGGCGGCCGCGGCATGCGTCGAGTCGCATCGGCCGAGGCGCTGACCGAGGCGTTCGCCCGCTGCCGCAGCGAGGCGAAGGTGGCGTTCGGCACCGGCGCCCTGTTCGTCGAGAAGCTGATCGAGCGTCCCCGCCACATCGAAGTCCAGGTTCTCGCGGACCATGAAGGCAACGTGGTCCACCTACACGAGCGGGACTGCTCCGTCCAGTTGCGCAACCAGAAGGTCATCGAGACCGCGCCGGCGCCTGGCTTGGACGGCGATCTCAAGGACCGCATCCTCGCCGATGCCGTGAAGCTGGTCGCCGCGGCCGGCTACAGCAGCGCCGGAACGGTGGAGTTCCTGGTCGTGCCCGAAACCGGCGAGCACTTCTTCATCGAGTGCAACGCGCGCATCCAGGTCGAACACACGGTCACCGAACAGGTGACCGGGATCGATCTCGTCGAGGCCCAGTTCCGGATCGCGTCCGGCGCCACGCTCGCCTCGCTCGGTCTCGGCGATCAGAACGCGGTCGGCGCACCGCGCGGATCCGCCGTCCAGGCCCGCGTGGTCGCTCGAGGGGGCGGAACGCTAAGCGCCTACAAGGAGCCCACCGGCCCCGGCGTACGGGTCGACGGCTGCGGCTACGTCGGCTACGCGCCACCGCCCCAGTTCGACCCCCTGCTCGCCAAGGTCATCGCGGCGAGTTCCTCGTCGTTCGGTTCCGGCCAGTCCTCCTACGTCGCCGCGATCGACCGTCTTCTCCGGGCCCTCGGGGAGTTTCATATCGGCGGTCTGGCCACGAACCTGGGCCAACTGCAGGCCATCCTCGCCCACGCCGCCGTGCGCGCCGGCGACGCGCGGACGACGCTTCTCGCCGAGCATCCGGATCTTCTCTCCCCCGCCGCCGACGCCGACGGAAACGGCGCCCTGACCCTGCTCCGGCAGCAGGCCACGCTGATCGGCGTGTCCCCGGCCGGCGGCGCCGGCACCTCGACCGACGCGAGATCGACGGCCGACGATTTGGAGATCCGCCCCGGCCAACAGGCCGTCGAGTGTCCCATGGCGGGCTCGATCCTGGAGATCCGGGTCGCTCAGGGTGACCGCGTCGCTGCCGGCGAGCCGCTCCTGATCGTCAGCGCGATGAAGATGGAGTCCCAGGTTGCCGCGGCGACAAGCGGGACGGTCGCGGCATTGCAGCCGCTTCAGGCCGGCGACACGGTGGCGGCGGGCCAGGTCGTCGCGGTCATCGCACCGGATGAGGGGGCGCTGAGCGAGACGCAGGCGGAACGGCGGGACGACTCCTGGGCCCCGCAGCTTGAGGACGTCGCCACGATGCAGGCGCTTGCGCACAAGCGTCTGGCGCCCAGCTCCGACGAGCGCGGCGTCGTGCGCCAACGCAGCCGGGGGAAACTGACCTGCCGCGAGCGCATCGACCTCCTGCTCGACGACGGGAGCTTCCACGAGATCGGCAGCATCGCCGGCTTCGCCTCCTACGACGACGAGGGCGCGATCGTCGACTTCACGCCGGCCAACCACGTCGGTGGCTGGGGCCGGATCGACGGCCGCACGGCCGTCGTCTGCGCCGACGACTTCACCTCTCGGGGCGGTCACGCGGACGGTGCGATCGGCGAGAAGAGCCGCCATCTCGATCGGCTGGCTCTCGAGATGCGGGTGCCCTCCCTTCGACTGCTCGACGGCTCGTCCGGAGGCGGCAGCGTCGCGGCGATGGTGCCTCAGCAGAAGAAGGAAGGCGAAAGCAAGGCGAAGGAAAGCCGCGGCGCGATCAAGGCGGGCCGTCCGCGGGTCGCGGGAGCCGGCGGCTCCTTCCTGCCCGGCCATCTCGGCAGCACGATGTACACGGAACAACTGAGCACCGTTCCCGTCGTCAACCTCCTGCTCGGCAGCGTCGTCGGTATCGGTGCCGCCAAGGCGGTGCTCGGCCACTTCTCCGTCATGGTCCGCGACATCGCCCAGCTGTTCGTCGCCGGACCGCCGGTCGTCCGCCCCGCAATGGGGTACGACATCACCAAGGAGGATCTCGGCGGTTGGCACATCCACTGCCGTAACGGCTCCGTGGACAACCTCGCCGAGACGGAAGAGGAAGCGATGGCTCTGACCCGGCGCTTCCTCTCCTACCTGCCCTCTTCCGTCTTCGAGACGCCGCCGGTTGCGGCGCCGGACGCGAACGACCCGGTTGACCGGCGCGACGAGGAACTCTTCAGCCTGATCCCCCGCAAGCGCACGGCCACCTTCGACGTCCGCCGCGCCATCCGGCTGATGGCGGACAGGGACTCCTTCTTCGAGATCGGCCCGCTATGGGGCACCGATCAGGTGACCGGCTTCGTGCGGATGAACGGCCACCCGATGGGAGTGATCGCCTCGGACAGTCAGCACACGAACGGCGGAGCTCTGACCGCCGACGGCTGCCGAAAGCTCAGCCGCCACCTCGACCTCTGCGACCTCTTCCACCTGCCGGTGCTCAACCTCGTCGACAACCCCGGCTTCGCCGTCGGCCTCGAACACGAGATCACCGGCACGATCCGCTGGGGCGGCCAGTGGATGGTCGCCTTCTCCCAGGTCACCGTGCCCATCTTCACCGTCATCATGCGGCGCAGCTTCGGCGTCGCCGGCAACAACTACGCCACGCCCCGCGCCGAACCCTCCATGCGCGTCGCCTGGCCCGCCGCGGACACCGGCGGCATCCCGCCCGAAGGCGGCATCGAAGCCGCCTACAAGCGCCAGCTCGCCGAAGCCGAAGACCCACGGGCCCTCCGCGACGAGCTGATGGCGAGGATCGAGGGCGCCCGCGGCCCGGTCGGCCCGCTGTCCCGCTTCCAGATCGAGGAGATGATCGATCCTCGGGACACTCGCCGGATGATCTGCGAGTGGCTCGAGACCGCCTGGAAGATCGTCTCGCAGTCGGGGCGGCTCAGGCCGCGGCCGATTCAGTTCCGGCCGTGA
- a CDS encoding GNAT family N-acetyltransferase has product MPFTCRNATTDDAEALVVLVNDAFQIEADMLTGDRIGIGEVRDRLERGAFLVCDAERGALDGCVYVERRGETGYLGLVSVATARQSVGMGRDLMAAAESWLREAGCGVFQLWVLSTRPELSAWYTRMGYRLVRTEPFEAVNPPPTRRPLRPCHFLVMERDAG; this is encoded by the coding sequence ATGCCCTTTACCTGCCGCAACGCGACGACTGACGACGCGGAAGCCCTCGTCGTCCTGGTCAACGACGCCTTTCAGATCGAGGCGGACATGCTCACCGGCGACCGGATCGGGATTGGGGAGGTCAGGGATCGCCTCGAGCGCGGCGCCTTCCTCGTCTGCGATGCGGAGCGAGGGGCGCTGGACGGCTGCGTCTACGTCGAGCGCCGTGGCGAGACCGGCTATCTGGGTCTGGTCTCGGTGGCAACGGCGCGGCAGAGCGTCGGGATGGGCCGCGATCTGATGGCAGCGGCCGAGAGTTGGCTGCGTGAGGCCGGATGCGGCGTCTTTCAGCTCTGGGTGCTCAGCACGCGGCCCGAACTCTCCGCCTGGTACACGCGGATGGGATATCGGCTGGTGCGCACCGAACCGTTCGAAGCGGTGAACCCGCCGCCCACTAGAAGGCCGCTTCGCCCGTGTCACTTCCTGGTGATGGAGCGCGATGCGGGCTAG
- a CDS encoding MATE family efflux transporter, translating to MQERPGADRLDRFVANPRRALWVLALPILIGMSIQTLYMIVDMFFVGRVSPEALTALAFNMPLVFLAMGVTFGLGTGITAVIAQAIGARDRVRADRAAEHAVLIGAAVAAATTGSALIFGIRLLHALGVPAELVPLAWDYFRILACGYPFMVLAVFFRSILSGEGNVKTPVMIQGAATLLNIALDPLFIFTFGLGVAGAALATIVSQAIAALAFVYLLFVARLSYVRFNLRNFRYDPAITRSICVIGLPASLSFLVMSMGGGILNRILVEHTPDAVAALQIGSRLDHVVILPQVAVASGLITLVGMFYGARRGDLLRSIVRYAMLRTILLSMAIAAAFYVLAPGLVAFFTDSPGIRSLGVDYLRVVVFAYPFIGISILTGRTLQGLGRGSPELWLSLLRVILITAPLAWAVTFWLRWPVQWVWYSSLVGTVVSASVALLWLTAGVRTAINTIGGAAPPGDPPVATELTVEAGAEAAEPA from the coding sequence ATGCAGGAGCGACCCGGGGCCGACCGCCTGGACCGCTTCGTCGCGAATCCGCGGCGGGCGCTGTGGGTGCTGGCGTTGCCGATCCTGATCGGCATGTCGATCCAGACGCTCTACATGATCGTCGACATGTTCTTCGTCGGCCGGGTGAGTCCGGAGGCGCTGACCGCCCTCGCCTTCAACATGCCGCTCGTGTTCCTGGCGATGGGCGTGACATTCGGCCTCGGCACCGGCATCACGGCGGTCATCGCCCAGGCGATCGGCGCCCGCGACCGGGTCCGCGCCGACCGCGCCGCGGAGCACGCGGTCCTGATCGGCGCCGCCGTCGCCGCGGCCACCACGGGCTCGGCGCTGATCTTCGGGATCCGGCTGCTCCACGCGCTTGGCGTGCCCGCGGAACTCGTGCCGCTGGCCTGGGACTATTTCCGCATTCTCGCCTGCGGCTATCCCTTCATGGTGCTGGCCGTCTTCTTCCGCTCGATCCTCTCCGGAGAGGGCAACGTGAAGACCCCCGTCATGATCCAGGGCGCGGCCACGCTGCTCAACATCGCCCTCGACCCGCTCTTCATCTTCACCTTCGGACTGGGGGTCGCGGGTGCCGCCCTGGCCACGATCGTGAGCCAGGCGATCGCGGCGCTGGCCTTCGTCTACCTGCTGTTTGTCGCCAGGCTCTCGTATGTCCGGTTCAACCTCCGGAACTTCCGCTACGACCCAGCGATCACGCGCAGCATCTGCGTCATCGGCCTGCCGGCGTCCCTGTCCTTCCTGGTCATGTCGATGGGCGGCGGCATACTCAACCGCATCCTGGTCGAACACACGCCCGACGCGGTCGCCGCTCTCCAGATCGGCAGCCGCCTCGACCACGTCGTCATCCTGCCCCAGGTCGCGGTCGCTTCGGGTCTGATCACCCTGGTGGGGATGTTCTACGGCGCCCGCCGCGGCGACCTGCTCCGCAGCATCGTCCGCTACGCCATGTTGCGGACGATCCTGCTCAGCATGGCGATCGCCGCCGCGTTCTACGTGCTGGCTCCCGGCCTCGTCGCTTTCTTCACCGACAGCCCGGGCATCCGAAGCCTCGGCGTCGACTACCTGCGTGTGGTCGTGTTCGCCTACCCGTTCATCGGCATTTCGATCCTGACCGGTCGCACACTGCAGGGCCTTGGCCGCGGCTCTCCCGAACTCTGGCTTTCCCTGCTGCGGGTGATCCTGATCACGGCACCGCTCGCCTGGGCGGTGACCTTCTGGCTACGCTGGCCCGTCCAGTGGGTGTGGTACTCGTCGCTCGTCGGAACCGTGGTCTCCGCGAGTGTGGCGCTCCTGTGGCTGACGGCTGGCGTTCGTACCGCGATCAACACGATCGGCGGCGCGGCGCCTCCAGGCGATCCGCCCGTCGCCACCGAGCTAACTGTCGAGGCGGGAGCGGAGGCCGCGGAGCCGGCATGA
- a CDS encoding carboxypeptidase regulatory-like domain-containing protein translates to MSRPASSTLAALASLAILALVASVALAAAPNANNLDAPLTVYTGTVVGNDGEPIRGATVSLFSTDESRSISVYSQPDGTYKLPAVPSGRYKLRVRLMGWLDEWKDLKETTEPTPIQVRLRQAEGWALQSQRPAHNLMNMMEWEDEKDALNFRMMCAYCHQVGTVGFRSPEEPVDWEVMLTRMDGFQGLYKHTQDVLVDKIVSIYGREAEDEWPDFVPPEPPSGESLKGEVREWLMGDQAGAVIHDLELGDDGLVYTVDMAQDVIETLDPVTGERAFYTVPGGKDYLSAASTTTGIHSIEKAEDGDMWVTLAYSGQMAEFDVETKEWRVGPGRAAPRPRGGYPHTLRFAPDGILWWTDAGSPSGVGVLSLDPDTWDGERWDVTEYKLPTADQVRGGGARGESRGVTPYGIDVAPNGHVFYSKLNGQRVGRIRPQLDADDPEQVVEWKPPVHGPRRLHVAPDGIVWVPGWASGDVASFNEETEEWKVYDLPHGPNSMPYALNINPVTGEIWITGTGTDSMLRFDPKTEEFVEYRMPMMVTYTREIEFDEAGNAWTTNSNAPSRHAEHRQGSVLMISAGGGE, encoded by the coding sequence ATGTCTCGACCCGCTTCGTCCACGCTGGCCGCTCTGGCGAGCCTCGCAATCCTCGCGCTGGTGGCGTCCGTCGCCCTGGCGGCGGCTCCGAACGCGAACAACCTCGATGCGCCGCTGACGGTCTACACCGGCACCGTCGTCGGCAACGACGGCGAGCCGATTCGCGGCGCCACCGTGTCGCTGTTCTCGACGGACGAGTCGCGCAGCATCTCTGTCTACAGCCAGCCGGACGGCACCTACAAGCTGCCCGCCGTTCCCTCCGGCAGGTACAAGCTCCGTGTCCGGCTGATGGGCTGGCTCGACGAGTGGAAGGACCTCAAGGAGACGACCGAGCCGACCCCGATCCAGGTTCGCCTGCGTCAGGCCGAGGGTTGGGCCCTGCAGTCGCAGCGTCCGGCTCACAACCTGATGAACATGATGGAGTGGGAAGACGAGAAGGACGCGCTGAACTTCCGCATGATGTGCGCCTACTGCCACCAGGTCGGGACGGTCGGTTTCCGTTCGCCCGAGGAGCCGGTGGACTGGGAGGTCATGCTCACGCGGATGGACGGCTTCCAGGGTCTGTACAAGCACACCCAGGACGTCCTGGTTGACAAGATCGTCAGCATCTACGGCCGTGAGGCCGAGGACGAGTGGCCGGACTTCGTGCCCCCGGAACCGCCGTCGGGCGAGTCCCTCAAGGGTGAGGTTCGCGAATGGCTGATGGGCGACCAGGCCGGGGCCGTGATCCACGACCTCGAACTGGGCGACGACGGCCTCGTCTACACCGTCGACATGGCTCAGGACGTGATCGAGACCCTCGATCCGGTGACCGGCGAGCGCGCTTTCTACACGGTGCCGGGCGGTAAGGACTACCTGTCGGCGGCAAGCACCACGACCGGAATTCACTCGATCGAGAAGGCCGAGGACGGCGACATGTGGGTCACCCTGGCCTACTCGGGCCAGATGGCCGAGTTCGATGTGGAGACGAAGGAATGGCGGGTCGGCCCCGGCCGCGCCGCTCCGCGTCCGCGTGGCGGTTATCCGCACACCCTGCGCTTCGCGCCGGACGGCATCCTGTGGTGGACCGACGCCGGCAGCCCGAGCGGCGTCGGCGTGCTCTCGCTCGACCCCGACACCTGGGACGGCGAGCGCTGGGACGTCACCGAGTACAAGCTGCCGACGGCCGATCAGGTCCGCGGCGGCGGCGCCCGCGGCGAATCGCGCGGCGTGACCCCCTACGGCATCGACGTAGCGCCGAACGGCCACGTCTTCTACAGCAAGCTGAACGGCCAGCGGGTCGGCCGCATCCGTCCGCAACTCGACGCTGACGATCCCGAGCAGGTCGTCGAGTGGAAGCCGCCGGTGCACGGTCCGCGCCGCCTGCACGTGGCCCCCGACGGCATCGTCTGGGTACCGGGCTGGGCTTCGGGCGACGTCGCGTCGTTCAACGAGGAGACGGAAGAGTGGAAGGTCTATGACCTGCCGCACGGCCCGAACTCGATGCCCTACGCGCTGAACATCAACCCGGTGACCGGCGAGATCTGGATCACCGGCACGGGCACCGACTCGATGCTGCGCTTCGACCCGAAGACGGAGGAGTTCGTCGAGTACCGGATGCCGATGATGGTCACCTACACCCGCGAGATCGAGTTCGACGAGGCCGGCAACGCCTGGACCACGAACTCGAACGCTCCGTCCCGTCACGCCGAGCATCGTCAGGGTTCGGTGCTGATGATCTCGGCCGGAGGCGGCGAGTAG
- a CDS encoding AAA family ATPase, producing MRLTHLTLRNWRNFKEADFPVQDRLVVLGPNASGKSNLLDALRFLRQVASAGGGFQEAVQSRGGIPRVRCLAARNFNHGHVTIGVRLGDGEREDRWSYELTFTRESRGLHRPILSGEVVKRDGTVVLDRPDDQDETDNERLTQTYLEQVNANQEFRPIADFLRTIRYLHLVPHLLREPGRQADRSDDPYGSDFLLRIARTPTRTRDRRLRRIGNGLRAAVPQLSQLELVQDDAGRPHLEARYGHWRPKGARQNEHDFSDGTLRLVGLLWSLLEGKRDAGPVLLEEPELSLHSSVVRQLPSILSRFRGTGGPQVLLTTHSEEIMKDQGLGLDEVVVLEPGTEGTEAVPGTSVEGAARLLDSGLSLAEILGPRTRPKRVDELSGQLFLQ from the coding sequence ATGCGGTTGACGCACCTGACCCTGCGCAACTGGCGCAACTTCAAGGAGGCGGACTTCCCGGTTCAGGATCGTCTGGTCGTGTTGGGTCCCAACGCGTCGGGCAAGTCCAACTTGCTTGACGCCTTGCGTTTTCTTAGGCAGGTCGCCTCAGCCGGCGGTGGTTTCCAGGAGGCGGTCCAGAGTCGGGGCGGGATACCACGCGTCCGCTGTCTCGCCGCGAGAAACTTCAACCACGGCCATGTGACGATAGGTGTTCGACTGGGGGACGGCGAGAGGGAGGATCGATGGTCCTACGAGTTGACGTTCACGCGGGAATCGCGGGGGCTGCACCGGCCGATTCTTTCGGGCGAAGTCGTGAAACGGGATGGGACGGTGGTCCTCGATCGTCCTGACGACCAAGACGAGACCGACAACGAGCGCCTGACCCAGACCTACCTTGAACAGGTGAATGCGAACCAGGAGTTCCGACCGATTGCCGACTTCCTCCGCACGATTCGGTATCTCCACTTGGTTCCGCACTTGCTCAGAGAACCGGGACGCCAAGCGGATCGCTCAGACGACCCGTACGGCAGCGACTTCCTCCTTCGAATCGCCAGAACTCCAACTCGCACGCGTGATCGGCGTCTGCGCCGAATCGGCAACGGGCTCAGAGCTGCGGTGCCGCAACTCAGTCAACTCGAACTGGTCCAGGACGATGCAGGTCGGCCCCACTTGGAGGCTCGCTACGGGCATTGGAGACCTAAGGGCGCGCGACAGAACGAGCACGACTTTTCGGACGGCACGCTGCGGCTTGTCGGCCTGCTGTGGTCTCTGCTTGAGGGAAAGCGAGACGCGGGGCCCGTGCTACTGGAGGAACCGGAACTCTCCTTGCATTCTTCGGTAGTACGGCAGTTGCCATCCATCCTGAGTCGATTCCGCGGCACCGGTGGTCCGCAGGTCCTTCTCACGACACATTCTGAGGAGATCATGAAGGACCAGGGCTTGGGGCTGGACGAGGTCGTCGTTCTGGAACCCGGAACTGAAGGAACCGAGGCTGTACCGGGAACTTCGGTTGAGGGTGCCGCCCGGCTGCTTGACAGCGGCCTTAGTTTGGCCGAGATCCTGGGTCCTCGCACGAGACCCAAGCGCGTCGACGAACTGTCCGGCCAGTTGTTCCTGCAGTGA
- a CDS encoding DUF481 domain-containing protein, which translates to MGPTRGHGPALRALAALALATALAAPAAAQVNTEKMRVGANEPGWGGTFDINASLQQGNTEREILGAGVRLQYAWPRPETDAAGETNAPDDETGDPANVIFLVSNYSFTRLNDNRYINNAQGHLRFIRQHSPSASFEVFGQYQFNEFIRLEDRFLAGAGARFALVQAERTEVFVGAGYMLEQETLDLPANLPDTRSSEHHRSTNYLTVRYNSEDERVRLVQTLYAQPRLDRPKDLRLLSETSFEIQLFRQLALAISLNVAHDSEPPTGVKETDVVLSNSLRYTF; encoded by the coding sequence ATGGGACCTACTCGGGGTCACGGTCCGGCCCTGCGCGCTCTTGCAGCCCTGGCGTTGGCGACGGCGCTCGCGGCTCCCGCCGCCGCCCAGGTCAACACCGAGAAGATGCGGGTCGGCGCCAACGAGCCGGGATGGGGCGGCACCTTCGACATCAACGCTTCGCTCCAGCAGGGCAACACCGAACGCGAGATCCTCGGCGCCGGCGTTCGCCTTCAGTACGCCTGGCCCCGGCCCGAGACCGACGCCGCAGGCGAAACCAATGCACCAGACGACGAAACCGGGGATCCGGCCAATGTCATCTTCCTGGTCTCCAACTACTCCTTCACCCGCCTGAACGACAACCGCTACATCAACAACGCTCAGGGACACCTGCGCTTCATCCGCCAGCACAGCCCAAGCGCCTCCTTCGAGGTCTTTGGGCAGTACCAGTTCAACGAGTTCATCCGTCTCGAGGACCGCTTCCTCGCCGGGGCCGGCGCCCGATTCGCCCTGGTCCAGGCCGAACGCACCGAAGTCTTCGTCGGTGCCGGCTACATGCTCGAGCAGGAGACCCTCGACCTGCCGGCCAACCTCCCGGATACCAGAAGCAGCGAGCACCACCGGTCCACCAACTACCTGACCGTCCGCTACAACAGCGAAGACGAACGCGTGCGTCTGGTTCAGACCCTCTACGCCCAGCCCCGCCTCGACCGCCCCAAGGACCTCCGGCTGCTTTCAGAGACCTCGTTCGAGATCCAGCTCTTCCGTCAACTGGCCCTGGCGATCAGCCTGAACGTCGCCCACGACAGCGAACCGCCAACCGGGGTCAAGGAGACGGATGTGGTCCTTTCGAACTCGCTCAGGTACACGTTCTAA